Below is a window of Panulirus ornatus isolate Po-2019 chromosome 24, ASM3632096v1, whole genome shotgun sequence DNA.
ACAGGTACTTGTTTTGTGTTAATCTCCACACCCATCTAAGCACTGATTATATAGGATTCTCCGATTCATTTGCTGCAGCCAGCAACACTGATGCGTGTACAAGTGCACATGAATATCATGTACTTATGAACATCTGAACATACCTTTTATTTCCCGTCTCTTTCACCTCCAACTAAAATTATTTCTTAACTCAACAATTAAACAAAACCACCCTGACTTTTAtcgaagtaaagtgaaattacaacaatgaaaatgttcaAATAACAATTTCATTCAAGTTCGCAGTGTAATGTTTGACCCTCTCCAGGGTTCCCAAGGTTTACTACTGCAGTTACGAGAAGGGCAAAGAAGTATTGCTGCTTGAGGACCTGCGCGCGCAGAACTTTAAGATGTTTGACAGAAAACGGGGTATGGACGCGCCCCATGCCAGGCTGGTGTTCCGGGAGCTGGGTAAGCTTCACGCTGCTTCCCTCCTGCTGGAGAGGACCCTCCCCAACCACGATATCGCCAAGACATGGAACATCTTCAAGAACCCCTGGATGGACGACGAATATGCAAAGCGTGCAGTCCAGGATATAACTGGTAGCCAGCTGGAAGGAGCAGCTGCGATAATTGAAAAGGTTGGCGCATCTGGTGAGGTCTTAATAACGGTTTACTCTGCTCTGATGATTTCCATTATGGGTCGgatcaaaggtcatcttcactgcacccttATCTTCAGTGAACCCTCATTCATACACTACGCCCTCGACAACAGTGACTTTTGACCTGGCACCTACGGGTCAGGCGAAAACCATATCTACTACTCTCATTTTCATTACAACCTCGACGATACTATCTTTTGACCTGAACCTTTTGTCCAGAGCCAACCATTTTGCAAAACCTTATCTTCCCTACACCTTCAACGCCAGGTTGGACGAGAAATaagaattatgaaaaaagaaCCCAGAAATCTATAATGATATTCTCATAAAAGTGGAGACTCAGGGGAGATCCGACAGCAGTCTTGAAATTACTACATAATTTCCAAAACGTAGCATTCGAAAATTTCCTTACATTAGACAGAGATTAACCATAAATGATGGTAATGAAACTAACTGAAAGTAGATGAATATATTAACATGTTAAATGTAAAGTCGCAGAACATTTAAATATCCGACTCACCATACATTTTTAGTCCAATAGCTGTCATTACATTTCATATCAATTCAGTGATACCATTAACAAAAGAATAACCCAGTTCAAAAGGGAAAACGAATCTAAAATTCATGTTGATTTTttagctttttcttcttttctgagacTTTTGAGTTTCCTCCTTAGTATATTCCGTTTCAGCACGAGTTGGATAATTCCCAAAACAAGACCCAAGTCCCTTACATGAAACATGACGTTTCTTGAGCATTCTTCTGATGGCTGTTGTGACGAAGGGAAGTGGTAGAAAATCAGGTTTCCTCTTAACAGTGTCATGCATAACCTCGACACgctacatcttcactatgcccgaACTATCTCCCTATCCTCTTTATCATTACCACATTTTCGCTTACATTTTCATTTTACCTGATCAAAGACCAAGTTCACATCATCTTATCTCCACTCTTTAAACAACTGGCCTTTGCCCTGGCCCTTATAGTCATCTTCAGTACACCATCGTCTTCGCCTCACCCTCGACATCTTTGATCTAATTCTTATACATAAGCTAGCTTTGTTATCAATGACACTATGGGTCTTGGCATGAATGCAAATATAACTATCCAGACGTTTGCTTGCTTGGTTTATATTACATATTTCAGACAATGATCTATAAATTGGAACTGAAACTTATACAACGAATTTAGGTCCCAAACTACGAGCACGTGGCTCCATGGATAAGGGAAAACAAGGATAATGCTATATACACATTCGTGGAAAATCATGCCAATACCCATCCCAACATGGTCTTCATCCACGGTGACTGCTGGACAAATAATATTCTATTCAGGTAAGTACAATGTTCCACTTTCTTACgatatctttttttaaacaacATCGAAAATTTAGGATAGCTATTTCTTCTGTTGTTTCGTAGTTGTTAAGGAATGTGGTAATGTGTTCTTGGGTACAATGGATCTTTATTTTTACTGCCTTTGTTTAATCCTCCTTCGCAACCTAAGAGTTGGCTTCTGGCGTGCCTCCTACTCCAACTGTGGCGAACAGCAACTGGTGTGTGCAACGTAAGATCCTCCTTTTATATGTAGACGACCTTACCAGCACATCACAATACCCTGACACCATAGTAGTAGCAGCATCAAGCATGAGACACTAAGCAATGGCTCACCCATAATAAAATGTTTGCATCTCTGCATAAGTCTTCAGTCCTACTCTTAACTCTAGCCAGACACGAATCcggctcacaccctccagtcaccttgaactgacaatatctctcttctcatcttaagGCATAACAATACGACGGTGATATGAAATTCACTCCCCACTCCAAAGATAACATCATGACAAAAGCAAGGAAGTAGGTAGACAGACGTTCACCTTTTGACATCACTGTTATCCCCAAAATTAAACTCTGTCCTTCACTTTCCATTATACCAGCCTCTGATGCTTATAGTCACTTTTAGATGCAACGTACACTTCCTTTGAGGCAAAGTCTATCTTTATAATACTTATCCATACTTCAGTCGCAGACACTATCGTTTATATAAATTCGTCTTTCATTTCTGTATCATTTTCCTTCTTCCCAAAATCTGTTACCAAGGGTTTTATACCCCACAGGTACAACGACGCTGGGGATCCTGTCGAAGTGATGTTGGTAGATCTACAGGTCATGCGGAAAAGCGCACCTGCGGTCGACCTCAACTACTTCCTGTACACGAGTTTCAATGGTCCGGAGCGCAAGCTGAACCTGGAGGAGTTCCTGAAGACGTATTACACCTCCTT
It encodes the following:
- the LOC139757106 gene encoding uncharacterized kinase-like protein D1044.1 isoform X2, encoding MLRNIGAPNKENMMTPTFIKEGTCFSEILPAIKKVMNKLGGPEIQVPKVYYCSYEKGKEVLLLEDLRAQNFKMFDRKRGMDAPHARLVFRELGKLHAASLLLERTLPNHDIAKTWNIFKNPWMDDEYAKRAVQDITGSQLEGAAAIIEKVPNYEHVAPWIRENKDNAIYTFVENHANTHPNMVFIHGDCWTNNILFRYNDAGDPVEVMLVDLQVMRKSAPAVDLNYFLYTSFNGPERKLNLEEFLKTYYTSFSSVLEAGHEPVPFTLQELKHDFRRNMKFGCIAGMLAIPFVLSEAADVISMEDITEDNLEEITKDRVKTIVNMSQREDGLLKPRLLDMIDEMLEAGVIRR